The region AACACATCAAAAATCAAACGAATTCACTGcctgataaaaaaaatgataagaTTTTTAGCTTCTACAAGAAATATTAAAAACCAATCAATTATGCAAAcatgaaaatgtgtataaagtaACTGACTTGCaaatattgtttgttattttattttttggacctTGTACAGAGTGTTCCATCATAAGAAAACGTACAGAGGGCCTAAAAAACACATGCTTTAAAATGGTCCTAGAAAAACAAATTTCataaagaaatgttttatttgaaagcCTAGTGTTCTTGTGacattaaatgtaatgtaactgtgggaggaaaccagagcacctggaggaaacccacacagacacggggagaacacaccacactcctcacagacagtcacccggaggaaacccacacagacacagagagaacacaccacactcctcacagacagtcacccggaggaaacccacacagacacagggagaacacaccacactcctcacagacagtcacccggaggaaacccacgcagacacggggagaacacaccacactcctcacagacagtcacccggaggaaacccacgcagacacagggagaacacaccacactcctcacagacagtcaccggaggaaacccatgcagacacagggagaacacatcacactcctcacagacagtcacccggaggaaacccacacagacacagggagaacacaccacactcctcacagacagtcacccggaggaaactcatgcagacacagagagaacacaccacactcctcacagacagtcacccggaggaaacccacgcagacacagagagaacacacaacactcctcacagacagtcacccagaggaaccccacgcagacgcagggagaacacaccacactcctcacagacagtcacccggaggaaacccacacagacacagagagaacacaccacactcctcacagacagtcacccagaggaaacccacgcagacacagggagaacacaccacactcctcacagacagtcacccggaggaaacccacgcagacacagggagaacacaccacactcctcacagacagtcacccggaggaaacccacgcagacacagagagaacacaccacactcctcacagacagtcacccagaggaaacccacgcagacacagggagaacacaccacactcctcacagacagtcacccggaggaaacccacgcagacacagagagaacacaccacactcctcacagacagtcacccggaggaaacccacgcagacacagagagaacacaccacactcctcacagacagtcacccggagggaacccacgcagacacagggacaacacaccacactcctcacagacagtcacccggagggaacccacgcagacacagggacaacacaccacactcctcacagacagtcacccggaggaaacccacgcagacacagagagaacacaccacactccccatcgacagtcacccagagcaggtcTTGAACCCATAagttccaggtccctggagcggtgtgactgtgacactacctgctgcaccactgtgccacccccatctgaaataaataaaatataaacaggaaaTGTGCAGATGTTGGGTTGGTAGATAGTTTTAGAGCCCAGGCACTGTCCTGGTCCCATCCCTGACCCTGGAGGGTATCTGTATACGTACAGGATCAAAATTTCACACGTGGACCAAACCTGCTGGGCTGCCTATGTGGGCCCCATATAGTGTGCAGGCtggaaaaagacaaacaaatgaGTCATATTCTCTTCATGCCTTTTATCTCTCTGCTTTATTTTTCTTGGCCAAGCAAAACGACAAAGTTCACTGAACTGAAAAGCTCTACCAGAGCAACAGGGGTTTTCTATCTCTCCGCGCCATGTAGCAGAGACAGCTGAAGAGTATTAGGAGATCTTTTAGTAGTCTGCAAGGCGCAATGTCGATTATGATACGTCTCAGAAGGTCAGCGTTATCATATCCAAGCTCACGTACGGTCTGTTGGTCTGGGCTCTGCTTCAGGATGCCGTACGTGTTGATGATAAACTCGGTGAAAGGAGGATGGAGGACCAGGTGATAGCCCAGTGAACGTAAACGCTCCATTAAATCCACATAGCGATCAGTCAGCTCACGTCTGTACCCCTCGTCCACTTTACCCGTGAGAGGATGTGTGGACACCTGTGGAGGACAATGGATATATATCGGTTTAACACTGTGGCCAGAACTCATCTTACTGAACTCATTATTAGGAGTGTGAAAGCCTATAGAGCATCTGTCTGTTCCTTTAACCCCAGAATGTGAAGGAAAATCTATTCCTCTATAACTGGTTTATTTATAGATTCTTCATATAGGTTCACAGAGCGCTAAACATCAGCCCAGAAAGGTTTGCAGATTCAGGATGGTTAGACTGAATAAAAGCAAACCCAGACGCCCTTAGAGGCTTCTTAAGGTGACTGCCTTTGTGATTGCTGTGAGACGAGTGTCGGTTCAAAACAGGAAAATCCTGTCATGGAAagggttttctctttttttatcctGATGGCTTACAACACACTTCCTACAGCAAAGCTCCAGGTTATTCAGGTCTTTCTTTAAAGACAGTACACCCCTCATACCTTCACCAGACgttttaaaaagacaaaattgTTATAAGCCCTTAATTAATACTGGGTTAAAAGGCACTGCATATGAGCTTTAAACAGACAACAAACCCCTGACTGCTCTTAGGACTCGCTGCAGGCTTTTACTACACCCTCATGTACTATGACCTGTGGTAAAAGTCCCCATGTACTAGGCCTTATACTTCCTGCTCACCTGTACTATGACCACTACTGTGACGACAACTCACCTATGACAAGCTCAACTGCactgtgacctgtacgcacccgtgctaacatcccacctcaactgtgacctgtacgcacccgtgctaacatcccacctcaactgtgacctgtacgcacccgtgctaacatcccacctcaactgtgacctgtacgcacccgtgctaacatcccacctcaactgtgacctgtacgcacccgtgctaacatcccacctcaactgtgacctgtacgcacccgtgctatcatcccacctcaactgtgacctgtacgcacccgtgctaacatcccacctcaactgtgacctgtacgcaaccgtgctaacatcccaccctaactgtgacctgtacgcacccgtgctaacatcccacctcaactgtgacctgtacgcacccgtgctaacatcccacctcaacagtgacctgtacgcacccgtgctaacatcccacctcaactgtgacctgtacgcacccgtgctaacatcccacctcaactgtgacctgtacgcacccgtgctaacatcccacctcaactgtgacctgtacgcacccgtgctatcatcccacctcaactgtgacctgtacgcacccgtgctaacatcccacctcaactgtgacctgtacgcacccgtgctaacatcccacctcaactgtgacctgtacgcacccgtgctaacatcccacctcaactgtgacctgtacgcacccgtgctaacatcccacctcaactgtgacctgtacgcacccgtgctatcatcccacctcaactgtgacctgtacgcacccgtgctaacatcccacctcaactgtgacctgtacgcaaccgtgctaacatcccaccctaactgtgacctgtacgcacccgtgctaacatcccacctcaactgtgacctgtacgcacccgtgctaacatcccacctcaacagtgacctgtacgcacccgtgctaacatcccacctcaactgtgacctgtacgcacccgtgctaacatcccacctcaactgtgacctgtacgcacccgtgctaacatcccacctcaactgtgacctgtacgcacccgtgctatcatcccacctcaactgtgacctgtacgcacccgtgctaacatcccacctcaactgtgacctgtacgcaaccgtgctaacatcccaccctaactgtgacctgtacgcacccgtgctaacatcccacctcaactgtgacctgtacgcacccgtgctaacatcccacctcaacagtgacctgtacgcacccgtgctaacatcccacctcaactgtgacctgtacgcacccgtgctaacatcccacctcaactgtgacctgtacgcacccgtgctaacatcccacctcaactgtgacctgtacgcaaccgtgctaacatcccaccctaactgtgacctgtacgcacccgtgcttacatcccacctcaactgtgacctgtacgcacccgtgctaacatcccacctcaactgtgacctgtacgcacccgtgcttacatcccacctcaactgtgacctgtacgcacccgtgctaacatcccacctcaactgtgacctgtacgcacccgtgctaacatcccaccttaactgtgacctgtacgcacccgtgctaacatcccacctcaactgtgacctgtacgcacccgtgcttacatcccacctcaactgtgacctgtacgcacccgtgctaacatcccacctcaactgtgacctgtacgcacccgtgctaacatcccaccttaactgtgacctgtacgcacccgtgctaacatcccacctcaactgtgacctgtacgcacccgtgctaacatcccaccctaactgtgacctgtacgcacccgtgctaacatcccaccctaactgtgacctgtacgcacccgtgctaacatcccacctcaactgtgacctgtacgcacccgtgctaacatcccacctcaactgtgacctgtacgcacccgtgctaacatcccacctcaactgtgaactgtacgcacccgtgctaacatcccacctcaactgtgacctgtacgcacccgtgcttacatcccacctcaactgtgacctgtacgcacccgtgctaacatcccacctcaactgtgacctgtacgcacccgtgcttacatcccacctcaactgtgacctgtacgcacccgtgctaacatcccacctcaactgtgacctgtacgcacccgtgctaacatcccacctcaactgtgacctgtacgcacccgtgctaacatcccacctcaactgtgacctgtacgcacccgtgctaacatcccacctcaactgtgacctgtacgcacccgtgctaacatcccacctcaactgtgacctgtacgcaaccgtgctaacatcccaccctaactgtgacctgtacgcacccgtgctaacatcccacctcaactgtgacctgtacgcacccgtgctaacatcccacctcaacagtgacctgtacgcacccgtgctaacatcccacctcaactgtgacctgtacgcacccgtgctaacatcccacctcaactgtgacctgtacgcacccgtgctaacatcccacctcaactgtgacctgtacgcacccgtgctaacatcccacctcaactgtgacctgtacgcaaccgtgctaacatcccaccctaactgtgacctgtacgcacccgtgcttacatcccacctcaactgtgacctgtacgcacccgtgctaacatcccacctcaactgtgacctgtacgcacccgtgcttacatcccacctcaactgtgacctgtacgcacccgtgctaacatcccacctcaactgtgacctgtacgcacccgtgctaacatcccaccttaactgtgacctgtacgcacccgtgctaacatcccaccctaactgtgacctgtacgcacccgtgctaacatcccacctcaactgtgacctgtacgcacccgtgctaacatcccacctcaactgtgacctgtacgcacccgtgctaacatcccacctcaactgtgaactgtacgcacccgtgctaacatcccacctcaactgtgacctgtacgcacccgtgcttacatcccacctcaactgtgacctgtacgcacccgtgctaacatcccacctcaactgtgacctgtacgcacccgtgcttacatcccacctcaactgtgacctgtacgcacccgtgctaacatcccacctcaactgtgacctgtacgcacccgtgctaacatcccacctcaactgtgacctgtacgcacccgtgctaacatcccacctcaactgtgacctgtacgcacccgtgctaacatcccacctcaactgtgacctgtacgcacccgtgctaacatcccacctcaactgtgaactgtacgcacccgtgctaacatcccacctcaactgtgacctgtacgcacccgtgcttacatcccacctcaactgtgacctgtacgcacccgtgctaacatcccacctcaactgtgacctgtacgcacccgtgcttacatcccacctcaactgtgacctgtacgcacccgtgctaacatcccacctcaactgtgacctgtacgcacccgtgcttacatcccacctcaactgtgacctgtacgcacccgtgctaacatcccacctcaactgtgacctgtacgcacccgtgctaacatcccacctcaactgtgacctgtacgcacccgtgctaacatcccacctcaactgtgacctgtacgcacccgtgctaacatcccacctcaactgtgacctgtacgcacccgtgctaacatcccacctcaactgtgaactgtacgcacccgtgctaacatcccacctcaactgtgacctgtacgcacccgtgcttacatcccacctcaactgtgacctgtacgcacccgtgctaacatcccacctcaactgtgacctgtacgcacccgtgcttacatcccacctcaactgtgacctgtacgcacccgtgctaacatcccacctcaactgtgacctgtacgcaaccgtgctaacatcccaccctaactgtgacctgtacgcacccgtgcttacatcccacctcaactgtgacctgtacgcacccgtgctaacatcccacctcaactgtgacctgtacgcacccgtgcttacatcccacctcaactgtgacctgtacgcacccgtgctaacatcccacctcaactgtgacctgtacgcacccgtgctaacatcccacctcaactgtgacctgtacgcacccgtgctaacatcccacctcaactgtgacctgtacgcacccgtgctaacatcccacctcaactgtgacctgtacgcacccgtgctaacatcccacctcaactgtgacctgtacgcacccgtgctaacatcccacctcaactgtgacctgtacgcacccgtgctatcatcccacctcaactgtgacctgtacgcacccgtgctaacatcccacctcaactgtgacctgtacgcaaccgtgctaacatcccacctaaactgtgacctgtacgcacccgtgctaacatcccacctcaactgtgacctgtacgcacccgtgctaacatcccaccttaactgtgacctgtacgcacccgtgctaacatcccaccctaactgtgacctgtacgcacccgtgctaacatcccacctcaactgtgacctgtacgcacccgtgctaacatcccacctcaactgtgacctgtacgcacccgtgctaacatcccacctcaactgtgaactgtacgcacccgtgctaacatcccacctcaactgtgacctgtacgcacccgtgcttacatcccacctcaactgtgacctgtacgcacccgtgctaacatcccacctcaactgtgacctgtacgcacccgtgctaacatcccacctcaacagtgacctgtacgcacccgtgctaacatcccacctcaactgtgacctgtacgcacccgtgctaacatcccacctcaactgtgacctgtacgcacccgtgctaacatcccacctcaactgtgacctgtacgcacccgtgctaacatcccacctcaactgtgacctgtacgcacccgtgcttacatcccacctcaactgtgacctgtacgcacccgtgctaacatcccaccttaactgtgacctgtacgcacccgtgctaacatcccaccttaactgtgacctgtacgcacccgtgctaacatcccaccctaactgtgacctgtacgcacccgtgctaacatcccacctcaactgtgacctgtacgcacccgtgctaacatcccacctcaactgtgacctgtacgcacccgtgcttacatcccacctcaactgtgacctgtacgcacccgtgctaacatcccaccttaactgtgacctgtacgcacccgtgctaacatcccaccttaactgtgacctgtacgcacccgtgctaacatcccaccctaactgtgacctgtacgcacccgtgctaacatcccacctcaactgtgacctgtacgcacccgtgctaacatcccacctcaactgtgacctgtacgcacccgtgcttacatcccacctcaactgtgacctgtacgcacccgtgctaacatcccacctcaactgtgacctgtacgcacccgtgctaacatcccacctcaactgtgacctgtacgcaaccgtgctaacatcccacctcaactgtgacctgtacgcacccgtgctaacatcccacctcaactgtgacctgtacgcacccgtgctaacatcccacctcaactgtgacctgtacgcacccgtgctaacatcccacctcaactgtgacctgtacgcacccgtgctaacatcccacctcaactgtgacctgtacgcaaccgtgctaacatcccaccctaactgtgacctgtacgcaaccgtgctaacatcccaccctaactgtgacctgtacgcacccgtgctaacatcccacctcaactgtgacctgtacgcacccgtgctaacatcccacctcaactgtgacctgtacgcacccgtgctaacatcccacctcaactgtgacctgtacgcacccTGTACTCTCATCACACTTTAACTGTAACCTCTCCTGTACTATCTGTACTATAGTACTCACAGCTCACCTGTATGATCTTGTCTGGGATGTTGAGCACTGTGAAGCCGTAGAGTCTGGACTGGTTCTGGAAGACATAAGAGAGGATCCTCCGGTCCAGCTGAAACGCAACTTCTCCCAGCAGCCGCTCAGAATCTGGGGGCAGGAGTTTAGAGTTTGGGGAACACAAACAAGTGTGGGCGGGTGCTTATTGTATAAATGGTgtgaatttttatattttatgttctcGGAATTACAgatattatgtaaaaatatgagGAAACTGTgtgtataactgcatatgtttttatattttcctaATAGAAGAATATCAGACTTTCCTGTGGGCGGTGTATAACTGACCTTTGCCGGAGGGTGGGGCAAGGGAGCCGTTTTTCGTCTCAGTGCGAGGATGCAGAGTGGTGTTTACTGTGTGGGGGGTGTGTTTCTCAGTGAGGAGGCTGAGACGGGACGAAGTGCGGTGACTGTTTTTTAGGAGGCCGTGTCTGAAAGTACTCTCATTTACAGAGTCCAGCTGCTGGACCCTTGTCTTCTTCACACTGTCATTTTGGAAAGAAACTGGAGAAAAACACGATGGAAAtggaattttgttttatttctttcacaCACAGTGCCCTCAGTCTTGGGAAATTGGTTGATCATGTTCAGCCAGCCACTGTATCTTTTTGAACTTCTGCAAAAGTAATGTCACCGGACAGCTCAACACTCTGGAGGAGAACCCCCAGTGCCCAGACCTGTCACATCAGCCGAGACGCCTGTGCTGGCTCACGCTGTGCTCACTGCGACGAGGGGAGACAGAGGACAGTTCCTCTCACCCAGAGAGTGAGACTGGCCCTTCTCACAAGGACTC is a window of Hoplias malabaricus isolate fHopMal1 chromosome 1, fHopMal1.hap1, whole genome shotgun sequence DNA encoding:
- the LOC136665187 gene encoding speriolin-like protein isoform X1, encoding MEQNKDALRVQNETLRREVVDLRHVLNLMKENMELRAGLQSLSMANERAGNSGGAVSFQNDSVKKTRVQQLDSVNESTFRHGLLKNSHRTSSRLSLLTEKHTPHTVNTTLHPRTETKNGSLAPPSGKDSERLLGEVAFQLDRRILSYVFQNQSRLYGFTVLNIPDKIIQVSTHPLTGKVDEGYRRELTDRYVDLMERLRSLGYHLVLHPPFTEFIINTYGILKQSPDQQTVRELGYDNADLLRRIIIDIAPCRLLKDLLILFSCLCYMARRDRKPLLLW
- the LOC136665187 gene encoding speriolin-like protein isoform X2 translates to MEQNKDALRVQNETLRREVVDLRHVLNLMKENMELRAGLQSLSMANERAGNSGGADSERLLGEVAFQLDRRILSYVFQNQSRLYGFTVLNIPDKIIQVSTHPLTGKVDEGYRRELTDRYVDLMERLRSLGYHLVLHPPFTEFIINTYGILKQSPDQQTVRELGYDNADLLRRIIIDIAPCRLLKDLLILFSCLCYMARRDRKPLLLW